The Diabrotica undecimpunctata isolate CICGRU unplaced genomic scaffold, icDiaUnde3 ctg00003249.1, whole genome shotgun sequence nucleotide sequence TTTCATTGGCGCCAAGGAAGGAGAATGGGAAAAGGTAAGATCTGTTTGTATTATATTTTCGTCCTGTAACGTTCTACTTTGATTTGACAGTTGGTGATGGACACTTTCAAAAAATACGAAAAGTTAAGCAGGTCAAAGCACGAGGAGGAACTAAAGGAAAAGCGTGAACAAGAAGCTCGAAAAAAAGCAGCAGCTGCCAAAAAGGCAGACGCGGAAGTTGTTAAGCCTGCTCAAATCACTGAATTGACTGATGAAGAAGCTGAAAGGATTCAGGCTGAGATAAATGCTAAGTTAAACACTTCTGTTAACGCTGAAAGTTCTTCAAATGGTTCAGAAGCTGCGGCTGCGActaaaaaagtagaagaagatgaGGATGAATCTGAGAAAGGCAAGATACTGCCTAACACAGGAAATGGATGTGATCTAGAGAAGTACAAGTGGACACAAACCTTAGGAGATATTGaggtaagttttttatttaatgttaatatcTTGCAAATTGTTTCTAAAAGACCAAAATTTTATCTAATAAAACTGTATGTATGTCATCACTTGTGACTGAGGATGTTTCTAGTTTATCTGTTCACCTCTGGCTTATATCTAAAATCCATGACACAAATCAAATTGTTTTGCTATATGCATatgttcttaatttttttaacaatttgttttttatttttttttattcctgCTGATAAAATTGATATCACAGATACTGATGACATTAATGATGTAATTGCTATAATTTAAAACAGTTTCTTTCTAGCATCTCtataattttcagttttttta carries:
- the LOC140432213 gene encoding nuclear migration protein nudC-like, producing MSGDGSDTEQFDTLFLSVAQYHPQGPTQLLDTFVNFLSRKTDFFIGAKEGEWEKLVMDTFKKYEKLSRSKHEEELKEKREQEARKKAAAAKKADAEVVKPAQITELTDEEAERIQAEINAKLNTSVNAESSSNGSEAAAATKKVEEDEDESEKGKILPNTGNGCDLEKYKWTQTLGDIEYLSQAVHIYS